A genome region from Microbacterium terricola includes the following:
- a CDS encoding SDR family oxidoreductase, with protein MSPDPDLTSPTGREPALRARPRADGSAPRALVLGATGYIGGRLVPRLLAAGYRVRVLARDAERVRRFAWGADVEVVEGDASDVAAVAEATADVDVVYHLIHSMAAGRGFEDLDREVARTVADAAAAASVRRIVYLGGLHPDGVELSPHLRSRVEVGRILLDAPVPALVLQAGVVIGSGSASFEMVRHLTDVLPYMPAPRWVRNRIQPIAVRDVLHYLLGAARVDDDVNTAVDIGGPDVLRYGQMMNGYAVVAGLRQRAIAALPVLTPRLASHWVNLVTPIPRAIARPLVESLQHECVVKDRAVDALIPRPEEGLTPYRRAVELALGREKEDAIETSWRDAEMTGLPSDPLPSDPDWAGQTVFTDARSAETSASPEALWRVVEGIGGANGWYSSPVLWAVRGWADRLVGGVGLARGRRSRARLSQGDALDFWRVEAIEPGALLRLRAEMRVPGSAWLEMRVEGAAAGSRYRQRAVFFPRGLSGRLYWLAVLPFHGLIFSGMASRITAAAEADTA; from the coding sequence ATGAGTCCAGACCCCGACCTGACGTCCCCGACCGGCCGCGAACCCGCCCTGCGGGCGCGTCCTCGTGCGGACGGATCGGCACCCCGCGCGCTGGTGCTCGGCGCGACCGGCTACATCGGAGGGCGGCTCGTGCCGCGGCTCCTCGCCGCCGGCTACCGTGTGCGCGTGCTGGCCCGGGACGCGGAGCGGGTGCGCCGGTTCGCCTGGGGGGCCGACGTCGAGGTCGTCGAGGGTGACGCCTCGGACGTCGCGGCCGTCGCGGAGGCCACCGCTGATGTCGACGTGGTGTACCACCTCATCCACTCGATGGCGGCGGGCCGCGGATTCGAAGACCTCGACCGCGAGGTCGCACGGACGGTCGCCGATGCGGCGGCCGCAGCATCCGTCCGCCGCATCGTGTATCTCGGCGGTCTGCACCCGGACGGCGTCGAGCTGTCCCCGCACCTGCGCTCGCGGGTCGAGGTCGGGCGGATCCTGCTCGACGCGCCCGTCCCCGCGCTGGTCCTGCAGGCCGGTGTCGTGATCGGATCGGGCTCCGCGTCGTTCGAGATGGTCCGTCACCTGACCGACGTGCTGCCGTACATGCCGGCGCCGCGGTGGGTGCGCAACCGCATCCAGCCCATCGCGGTGCGCGATGTGCTGCACTACCTGCTCGGTGCGGCGCGGGTCGATGACGACGTGAACACCGCCGTCGACATCGGCGGCCCCGATGTGCTGCGGTACGGGCAGATGATGAACGGCTACGCCGTCGTCGCAGGGCTGCGGCAGCGGGCGATCGCCGCGCTGCCCGTGCTGACGCCGCGGCTCGCCTCGCACTGGGTGAACCTGGTGACCCCGATCCCTCGCGCGATCGCCCGGCCGCTCGTCGAGTCGCTGCAGCACGAGTGCGTGGTCAAGGATCGCGCCGTCGACGCGCTCATCCCACGTCCGGAGGAGGGGCTCACGCCCTACCGGCGCGCGGTCGAGCTCGCCCTCGGGCGCGAGAAGGAGGACGCGATCGAGACCAGCTGGCGCGACGCGGAGATGACCGGCCTGCCCAGCGACCCCCTGCCGAGCGACCCGGACTGGGCGGGGCAGACCGTCTTCACCGACGCGCGCTCTGCGGAGACGAGCGCCTCACCCGAGGCGCTCTGGCGCGTGGTCGAGGGCATCGGCGGCGCGAACGGCTGGTACTCGTCGCCGGTGCTGTGGGCTGTGCGGGGATGGGCGGACCGGCTCGTGGGCGGCGTGGGGCTCGCGCGGGGCCGGCGCAGCCGCGCGCGGCTCAGCCAGGGCGACGCGCTCGACTTCTGGCGGGTCGAGGCGATCGAGCCCGGCGCGCTGCTGCGGCTGCGCGCCGAGATGAGGGTGCCGGGTTCCGCGTGGCTCGAGATGAGGGTCGAGGGCGCTGCGGCCGGCTCCCGCTACCGCCAGCGCGCGGTGTTCTTCCCGCGTGGCCTGAGCGGCCGGCTGTACTGGCTGGCGGTGCTGCCGTTCCACGGGCTCATCTTCAGCGGCATGGCGTCGCGCATCACCGCCGCTGCGGAGGCCGACACCGCCTGA
- the fdhD gene encoding formate dehydrogenase accessory sulfurtransferase FdhD: protein MGRITARRPVVKITLGVPPARRADTLAVEEPLEIRVAGTPLAVTMRTPGHDVELAAGFLVSEGVISHGGQFRTAIHCAGPGDTGNTYNVLDVALAAGVALPDPASARNFYTTSSCGLCGKASIDAVQTVSTYDVATDPVTIAPELLVTFPDLLRAEQAAFDKTGGLHAAALFDAVTGELVVVREDVGRHNAVDKVVGWAVLHDRLPLSGQVLMVSGRASFELVQKAVMAGIPILSAVSAPSSLAVELAASAGLSLIGFLRGASMNVYAGSERLIPAVARSTGSDRTSS, encoded by the coding sequence GTGGGGCGCATCACCGCACGCCGTCCGGTCGTGAAGATCACTCTGGGAGTCCCGCCCGCGCGCCGCGCCGACACGCTCGCCGTCGAGGAGCCCCTCGAGATCCGCGTCGCAGGCACCCCGCTCGCGGTGACGATGCGGACGCCGGGCCACGACGTCGAGCTGGCCGCGGGCTTCCTGGTGTCGGAGGGCGTGATCTCGCACGGCGGCCAGTTCCGCACCGCGATCCACTGCGCAGGTCCCGGCGACACCGGCAACACGTACAACGTCCTCGACGTCGCGCTCGCCGCCGGGGTGGCGCTGCCCGACCCGGCATCGGCGCGCAACTTCTACACGACGAGCTCGTGCGGCCTGTGCGGCAAGGCGTCGATCGACGCGGTGCAGACCGTCTCGACGTACGACGTCGCGACCGATCCTGTGACGATCGCGCCCGAGCTGCTGGTCACGTTCCCCGACCTCCTGCGGGCCGAGCAGGCCGCCTTCGACAAGACCGGCGGGCTGCACGCGGCCGCGCTGTTCGACGCCGTCACCGGTGAGCTCGTCGTCGTCCGCGAGGACGTGGGCCGGCACAACGCGGTCGACAAGGTCGTCGGGTGGGCCGTGCTGCACGACCGTCTGCCCCTCAGCGGGCAGGTGCTGATGGTGTCGGGGCGGGCGAGCTTCGAGCTCGTGCAGAAGGCCGTGATGGCCGGCATCCCGATCCTGTCCGCCGTCTCGGCCCCGTCGTCGCTCGCCGTCGAACTGGCCGCGTCGGCCGGGCTCTCGCTCATCGGCTTCCTCCGCGGGGCCTCGATGAACGTCTACGCAGGGTCGGAGCGTCTCATTCCTGCAGTCGCACGGAGCACTGGCTCGGATCGCACGTCGTCCTGA
- a CDS encoding helix-turn-helix domain-containing protein, protein MSATDTTTATTTDSVAQFAADLRRLRLDGGNPTLARLQSETGISRTVLSDAFSGKQVPSARTVDGIVRACGQDAAPWLDRRDALPRRRAEAAPTPPTPIAAPSMPRSTAVRLAVGTFAIGVLAGVAATLLVAIPL, encoded by the coding sequence ATGTCGGCGACCGACACGACCACGGCCACCACGACGGACTCCGTCGCGCAGTTCGCGGCGGATCTGCGCAGGCTCCGACTCGACGGCGGCAACCCGACGCTCGCACGGCTGCAGAGCGAGACGGGCATCTCGCGCACGGTCCTCTCGGACGCCTTCTCCGGCAAGCAGGTGCCGTCAGCCCGCACCGTCGACGGGATCGTGCGGGCCTGCGGACAGGATGCTGCGCCCTGGCTCGACCGCCGGGATGCTCTCCCCCGCCGCCGCGCCGAGGCGGCGCCGACGCCCCCCACTCCGATCGCCGCGCCCTCGATGCCGCGCAGCACGGCCGTCCGGCTGGCTGTGGGGACCTTCGCGATCGGCGTCCTGGCCGGCGTCGCGGCGACGCTGCTGGTGGCGATCCCACTCTGA
- a CDS encoding winged helix-turn-helix transcriptional regulator, which yields MTRPAYSALSSYSRVQILRQLQARPRRTVPELCKATGLHANTVREHVQRLIDGGYVIAETEHRTTRGRPRVLYSAATGSAAASSPIARRKAADAARRGDLMRRVMPWTDAHLPADAAHQLDALVDDLAGAGFDPVVDEAGLTIDLSPCPHAEADGSHRAVLCAVHVGLMEGVLAEAGGPLHVAELRTTCDPSQCSVRLQE from the coding sequence ATGACCCGGCCGGCGTACTCCGCCCTCTCGAGCTACTCCCGTGTGCAGATCCTGCGGCAGCTGCAGGCTCGGCCGCGGCGCACCGTCCCCGAGCTCTGCAAGGCGACCGGCCTGCACGCCAACACGGTGCGCGAGCACGTCCAGCGGCTCATCGACGGCGGCTACGTCATCGCCGAGACCGAACACCGCACCACCCGCGGGAGGCCACGAGTGCTGTACAGCGCGGCGACCGGCAGTGCGGCCGCGTCGAGCCCCATCGCCCGGCGCAAGGCCGCGGACGCGGCTCGCCGCGGTGACCTCATGCGCCGGGTGATGCCCTGGACAGATGCCCACCTCCCCGCCGACGCGGCACACCAGCTCGACGCGCTCGTCGACGACCTCGCCGGAGCCGGCTTCGACCCGGTCGTCGACGAGGCGGGCCTCACGATCGACCTCTCCCCGTGCCCGCACGCCGAGGCCGACGGCTCGCACCGCGCGGTCCTGTGCGCGGTGCACGTCGGCCTGATGGAGGGCGTCCTCGCCGAGGCGGGCGGCCCGCTGCATGTGGCCGAGCTCAGGACGACGTGCGATCCGAGCCAGTGCTCCGTGCGACTGCAGGAATGA
- the cydC gene encoding thiol reductant ABC exporter subunit CydC, translating into MPPLRRFWPGAASGFLSEASAVALLAVSAWLIVRASEQPPVLYLSAAVVGVRLFALTRAAFRYLERLAGHDAALRQLATTRTDMVRRLVPLAPDGLGRSGRGSVLAALVDDVDDLQNLPLRVVQPLVASAAVALGAVVLVACVAWQAALTLLCCLIAAAAVATLWGWASGARAERDVAPLRGRLAGALVDHLGSLDVLLAYGAEEQSRARIRAVDAELRAATVRRAGAQAGTAALVSLLAGVASIAAVLVSAPQLAAGSLTGPGLAVVVLVPMAVFEVFASVPLAASAWRQVHASAARIADALPATLPDGLVDEGAATATGLPPALGDGLRLSGVSARWPGTARPALHDLDLAVRPGERLLVVGSSGAGKTTLAHVLVRFLEVSGTYTVGGVPTSALHPDDVRATVGLCEQHPMLFDEDIRQNLLFAQDTATDAELEAALARVGLGEWLRERGGLDARVGERGALVSGGQAQRIALARALLRGFPVLVLDEPTAGVDPDASETLLTDLLGAVGDDQAVVLISHVAVPPRLIDRVVRLEAGRVVA; encoded by the coding sequence ATGCCGCCGCTGCGCCGATTCTGGCCGGGCGCCGCATCCGGATTCCTGTCCGAGGCGTCCGCCGTCGCCCTGCTCGCCGTGAGCGCCTGGCTGATCGTTCGCGCGAGCGAGCAGCCGCCGGTGCTGTACCTGTCCGCCGCGGTCGTCGGGGTGCGCCTGTTCGCGCTGACTCGCGCCGCGTTCCGCTACCTCGAGCGCCTGGCCGGCCACGATGCGGCCCTCCGCCAGCTCGCCACCACCCGCACCGACATGGTCCGCCGTCTCGTGCCGCTCGCGCCCGACGGGCTCGGCCGCAGCGGCCGCGGGTCGGTCCTCGCCGCCCTCGTCGACGACGTCGACGACCTGCAGAACCTGCCGCTGCGGGTGGTGCAGCCGCTCGTCGCGTCCGCGGCCGTCGCGCTCGGCGCCGTCGTGCTGGTGGCCTGCGTGGCGTGGCAGGCCGCGCTCACGCTCCTCTGCTGCCTCATCGCGGCGGCCGCCGTCGCGACGCTGTGGGGATGGGCCTCGGGCGCCCGCGCCGAGCGCGACGTGGCGCCGCTGCGCGGACGGCTCGCCGGCGCCCTCGTCGACCACCTCGGCAGTCTCGACGTGCTGCTCGCGTATGGCGCGGAGGAGCAGAGCCGCGCCCGTATCCGCGCCGTCGACGCCGAGCTGCGCGCAGCGACCGTGCGGCGCGCGGGCGCCCAGGCCGGCACGGCCGCCCTCGTCTCGCTCCTGGCCGGGGTCGCCTCGATCGCCGCGGTGCTGGTCAGTGCGCCTCAGCTCGCGGCCGGCTCGCTGACCGGGCCGGGCCTCGCCGTCGTGGTGCTCGTGCCGATGGCCGTGTTCGAGGTGTTCGCATCGGTGCCGCTCGCCGCGTCCGCGTGGCGGCAGGTGCATGCCTCGGCCGCACGCATCGCCGACGCGCTGCCCGCGACGCTGCCCGACGGCCTCGTCGACGAAGGCGCCGCGACGGCGACCGGCCTGCCGCCGGCACTCGGCGACGGCCTGCGCCTCTCCGGGGTGAGCGCACGGTGGCCGGGAACGGCGCGACCCGCCCTCCACGACCTCGACCTCGCCGTTCGGCCCGGCGAGCGTCTGCTCGTGGTCGGGTCGAGCGGGGCGGGGAAGACCACGCTGGCGCACGTGCTCGTCCGCTTCCTCGAGGTCTCCGGGACGTACACCGTCGGCGGAGTCCCGACGTCCGCCCTGCACCCCGATGACGTGCGCGCGACCGTCGGGCTGTGCGAGCAGCATCCGATGCTCTTCGACGAGGACATCCGCCAGAACCTCCTGTTCGCCCAGGACACCGCCACCGACGCGGAGCTCGAGGCCGCCCTCGCCCGCGTGGGGCTCGGCGAGTGGCTGCGCGAGCGGGGAGGTCTCGACGCCCGCGTCGGCGAGCGCGGCGCGCTCGTGTCGGGCGGCCAGGCGCAGCGCATCGCGCTGGCGCGGGCGCTGCTGCGCGGGTTCCCGGTGCTCGTGCTCGACGAGCCGACCGCCGGCGTCGACCCGGATGCGTCGGAGACGCTGCTGACCGATCTGCTCGGCGCTGTCGGCGACGACCAGGCCGTCGTCCTCATCTCGCACGTCGCGGTCCCACCGAGGCTGATCGATCGCGTGGTCCGCCTGGAGGCCGGTCGCGTCGTGGCGTGA
- the cydB gene encoding cytochrome d ubiquinol oxidase subunit II, whose product MDLAYVWFFIVGVLFVGYFVLDGFDFGAGMSLPFLGKDDISRRQIINTIGPVWDLNETWVIVAGACLFAAFPEWYATLFSGFYLALLLILLALIARGVSFEYRHQRDSLKWKKGFDTMIVIGSFVPALLWGVAVGNIVQGVPLDADHEFTGSLLTLLNPYGLWVGVTTLLLFFVHGVYFIGLKTDGQVQRDAQTLAKRLAIPTVIFAAGCVLWTLAIAAGRDAPLFWLSVTCGVVAAVSLLISVAANWRGRDGRAFAAGAGTIVFAVLTLWTALFPYVMPSSTDPAFSLTIENASSTDYTLTIMTWAAVIFLPLVLLYQAWTYWVFRKRVTRTRIEKAAAAVH is encoded by the coding sequence ATGGATCTCGCATACGTCTGGTTCTTCATCGTCGGCGTCCTCTTCGTCGGCTACTTCGTCCTCGACGGCTTCGACTTCGGGGCGGGCATGTCGCTGCCGTTCCTCGGCAAGGACGACATCTCGCGCCGGCAGATCATCAACACGATCGGTCCCGTCTGGGATCTCAACGAGACCTGGGTCATCGTCGCCGGCGCCTGCCTGTTCGCCGCGTTCCCGGAGTGGTACGCGACGCTGTTCAGCGGCTTCTACCTCGCCCTGCTGCTGATCCTGCTCGCCCTGATCGCGCGTGGCGTCTCCTTCGAGTACCGCCACCAGCGGGATTCGCTGAAGTGGAAGAAGGGCTTCGACACGATGATCGTCATCGGGTCGTTCGTGCCCGCACTGCTCTGGGGCGTCGCCGTGGGCAACATCGTGCAGGGCGTGCCGCTCGATGCCGATCACGAGTTCACCGGGTCGCTCCTCACGCTGCTCAACCCGTACGGGCTGTGGGTGGGTGTGACGACGCTGCTGCTCTTCTTCGTGCACGGCGTGTACTTCATCGGGCTGAAGACGGACGGGCAGGTGCAGCGCGACGCGCAGACACTCGCCAAGCGCCTGGCGATCCCGACGGTGATCTTCGCGGCGGGCTGCGTGCTCTGGACGCTCGCGATCGCCGCCGGCCGCGACGCGCCGCTGTTCTGGCTGTCGGTCACGTGCGGCGTGGTCGCGGCGGTGTCGCTGCTGATCTCGGTCGCCGCCAACTGGCGGGGCCGAGACGGCCGGGCGTTCGCCGCGGGTGCCGGGACGATCGTGTTCGCGGTGCTGACCCTGTGGACCGCGCTCTTCCCGTACGTGATGCCCTCGTCCACCGACCCGGCGTTCAGTCTGACGATCGAGAACGCGTCGAGCACCGACTACACGCTCACGATCATGACGTGGGCCGCGGTGATCTTCCTCCCGCTCGTGCTGCTGTACCAGGCGTGGACGTACTGGGTGTTCCGCAAGCGGGTCACGCGGACGCGCATCGAGAAGGCCGCCGCCGCCGTCCACTGA
- the cydD gene encoding thiol reductant ABC exporter subunit CydD, which yields MSGRPVDPRLVRYAAASRWFFLAIGAIAVAQTATVVAFAWLLTRAITGAIDGMPVPELTATLGWLALAVAVRATLLWAREEVAARAAARVELQLRAGLVEAIDQLGPEWLATQNSAKIAVTAGRGLDALDAYFGRYLPQLVQTVVATPVILAVMWWQDWISGLTVLLTLPLIPLFMVLIGLATRTVQHRQWRSLQRLAARFADTVQGLATLKVFGRQHRAADSIERVTDTYRAETMRVLRVSFLSGFALEFLASISVAIVAVSIGFRLIDGSLILAVGLFVLLLAPEAYLPLRQVGVQFHAAAEGVAATDDVFAVLDAARAADPAPAGDAVPAGTTGTEDGMLRLDGVRVHRGDRALPPVSLVAAPGTVTLIEGPSGAGKSSLFAALRGAARFEGTAHWDGRDLRGTPPSAWLAWAGQQPGLIAGTIAENVALGDGVDGGTPDGDLVVRSLELACAGDLDAGMVLGVQGAGLSGGQAQRVAVARAIHRHLRGRAPVIALDEPSSALDADTEARLWGSLRVLADDGAAVLLISHRTTARSIADRVVPLAAREVHA from the coding sequence ATGAGCGGCAGACCGGTCGACCCCCGCCTGGTGCGGTACGCCGCCGCATCCCGCTGGTTCTTCCTCGCGATCGGGGCGATCGCGGTCGCGCAGACGGCGACGGTGGTGGCCTTCGCGTGGCTCCTCACCCGCGCGATCACCGGCGCGATCGACGGGATGCCGGTGCCCGAGCTGACCGCGACCCTCGGCTGGCTCGCGCTGGCCGTGGCCGTGCGCGCGACCCTGCTGTGGGCGCGCGAGGAGGTCGCCGCCCGCGCCGCCGCCCGCGTCGAGCTGCAGCTGCGCGCGGGGCTGGTCGAGGCGATCGACCAGCTCGGACCGGAGTGGCTCGCGACCCAGAACTCCGCCAAGATCGCGGTCACCGCAGGACGCGGGCTCGACGCGCTCGACGCGTACTTCGGCCGGTACCTTCCGCAGCTGGTGCAGACGGTCGTCGCGACGCCGGTCATCCTCGCGGTGATGTGGTGGCAGGACTGGATCTCGGGACTCACCGTGCTGCTCACGCTGCCGCTGATCCCGCTGTTCATGGTGCTGATCGGCCTGGCCACCCGCACCGTCCAGCACCGGCAGTGGCGCAGCCTGCAGCGGCTCGCCGCCCGCTTCGCCGACACCGTGCAGGGGCTCGCGACGCTCAAGGTCTTCGGACGGCAGCACCGCGCCGCCGACTCGATCGAGCGGGTCACCGACACCTACCGCGCCGAGACCATGCGGGTGCTCAGGGTCTCGTTCCTGTCCGGGTTCGCCCTGGAGTTCCTCGCGTCGATCTCGGTGGCCATCGTCGCGGTGTCGATCGGATTCCGGCTCATCGACGGCTCGCTGATCCTCGCCGTCGGGCTGTTCGTGCTGCTCCTCGCACCCGAGGCGTACCTGCCGCTGCGGCAGGTGGGCGTGCAGTTCCACGCGGCCGCGGAGGGCGTCGCCGCCACCGACGACGTGTTCGCGGTGCTCGATGCCGCGCGGGCCGCAGACCCGGCTCCGGCCGGCGACGCGGTACCTGCAGGAACGACCGGCACGGAGGACGGGATGCTGCGGCTCGACGGCGTGCGCGTGCACCGCGGTGACCGGGCGCTGCCCCCGGTGTCGCTCGTGGCCGCGCCGGGCACGGTGACCCTCATCGAAGGGCCGAGCGGCGCCGGCAAGTCGAGCCTGTTCGCGGCCCTGCGCGGAGCCGCCCGCTTCGAGGGGACCGCGCACTGGGACGGCCGCGACCTGCGCGGGACCCCGCCGTCGGCCTGGCTGGCCTGGGCCGGTCAGCAGCCGGGGCTCATCGCCGGCACGATCGCCGAGAACGTGGCACTGGGCGATGGCGTCGACGGCGGGACCCCGGACGGCGACCTGGTCGTGCGCTCGCTGGAGCTCGCGTGTGCGGGCGATCTCGACGCGGGCATGGTGCTCGGGGTCCAGGGGGCGGGGCTCTCCGGCGGGCAGGCCCAGCGGGTCGCCGTCGCGCGCGCGATCCACCGGCACCTGCGCGGCCGCGCGCCGGTGATCGCCCTCGACGAGCCGAGCTCCGCGCTCGATGCCGACACCGAGGCGCGCCTGTGGGGCTCGCTGCGGGTCCTGGCGGACGACGGCGCCGCAGTGCTGCTCATCTCCCACCGCACCACCGCGCGGTCGATCGCCGATCGCGTCGTCCCGCTCGCCGCCCGCGAGGTGCACGCGTGA
- a CDS encoding cytochrome ubiquinol oxidase subunit I — MDLLDPLLLARWQFGLTTLYHFLFVPLTLGMALTVAIFQTTWFRTGNVKWLHLTRFFGKIFLINFAMGVVTGIVQEFQFGMNWSSYSRFVGDVFGAPLAFEGLMAFFFEATFIGLWIFGWDKLPRGLHLASIWIATIGAWFSAYFILAANAFMQNPVGYQMAQDGGRAEMADFGAVLTNPVALAALPHTLSAAFMMTAGVVISVAAWHLARGQNQEMMRPALKYGLWGMLVSFACVGLSGDQLGLVMVQTQPMKMAAAEAMFDSACGADASFSLFSIGTPDGTGEIWSLRVPYLLALLSTHSLDGCVEGINDLNLEYTTTMFPQFADQVDGNFAPVLWVTYWSFRWMIGLGAVAALTAVVGLWLTRKNAKREVPQWAWKLAIWAWPASLGAILVGWIFTEMGRQPWIVFGLMLTQDGVSPSVPGWTVLISLVAFTAIYAALAVVEVGLIVKTAKTGPEPLPDPDAPHPSQMSVEDTPTTVY; from the coding sequence ATGGATCTTCTCGACCCGCTCCTGCTGGCACGCTGGCAGTTCGGCCTGACGACGCTGTACCACTTCCTGTTCGTGCCGCTCACGCTCGGCATGGCTCTCACCGTGGCGATCTTCCAGACCACCTGGTTCCGCACGGGCAACGTGAAGTGGCTGCACCTGACGCGGTTCTTCGGCAAGATCTTCCTGATCAACTTCGCCATGGGCGTGGTCACCGGAATCGTCCAGGAGTTCCAGTTCGGCATGAACTGGTCGTCGTACTCACGCTTCGTGGGCGACGTGTTCGGCGCCCCCCTCGCCTTCGAGGGCCTGATGGCCTTCTTCTTCGAGGCGACCTTCATCGGCCTGTGGATCTTCGGCTGGGACAAGCTGCCACGAGGCCTGCACCTGGCCAGCATCTGGATCGCGACGATCGGCGCCTGGTTCTCGGCGTACTTCATCCTTGCGGCCAACGCGTTCATGCAGAATCCGGTCGGCTACCAGATGGCCCAGGACGGCGGCCGGGCCGAGATGGCCGACTTCGGCGCCGTCCTGACCAACCCGGTCGCCCTCGCCGCCCTGCCGCACACCCTGTCGGCGGCCTTCATGATGACGGCGGGCGTCGTCATCTCCGTCGCCGCCTGGCACCTCGCCCGGGGACAGAACCAGGAGATGATGCGCCCCGCGCTGAAGTACGGCCTGTGGGGCATGCTCGTCTCGTTCGCGTGCGTCGGCCTCTCCGGCGACCAGCTCGGCCTCGTGATGGTGCAGACGCAGCCGATGAAGATGGCCGCCGCGGAGGCGATGTTCGACTCCGCGTGCGGAGCGGATGCGTCGTTCTCGCTGTTCTCGATCGGCACCCCGGACGGCACGGGCGAGATCTGGTCGCTGCGCGTCCCCTACCTGCTCGCGCTGCTGTCGACGCACAGCCTGGACGGCTGCGTCGAGGGCATCAACGATCTGAACCTCGAGTACACGACCACGATGTTCCCGCAGTTCGCCGATCAGGTCGACGGCAACTTCGCCCCGGTCCTCTGGGTCACGTACTGGTCGTTCCGGTGGATGATCGGCCTCGGCGCGGTGGCGGCCCTGACCGCCGTGGTGGGGTTGTGGCTGACCCGCAAGAACGCGAAGCGCGAGGTGCCGCAGTGGGCGTGGAAGCTCGCGATCTGGGCATGGCCGGCCTCGCTCGGCGCGATCCTCGTGGGCTGGATCTTCACCGAGATGGGCCGCCAGCCCTGGATCGTGTTCGGCCTCATGCTCACCCAGGACGGCGTCTCCCCGTCGGTGCCCGGCTGGACGGTGCTGATCTCGCTCGTCGCGTTCACCGCCATCTACGCCGCCCTCGCGGTCGTCGAGGTCGGGCTGATCGTCAAGACGGCGAAGACCGGCCCTGAGCCCCTGCCGGATCCCGACGCACCGCATCCGTCCCAGATGTCGGTCGAAGACACCCCGACGACGGTCTACTGA
- the moaA gene encoding GTP 3',8-cyclase MoaA: protein MVAIPLTLARRAPASGAASAEPDATARGALVDRFGRVHRDLRISLTDRCSLRCTYCMPEQGNEWLARSSILTLDEIVRVAGAAAAAGVTTFRLTGGEPLLRADIVEVVRRLAEITSPDGAPVQIAMTTNGIRLPEFLPELKAAGLHRLNISIDTLRRDRFHELTRRDRLDDVLEGIAAAAASGLRPLKLNAVAMRGVNDDELVDLVEFAIAHDAQMRFIEQMPLDAGHTWDRMSMVTRDEILEALGARWALAPVPGRGGAPAERWLLDGGPDTVGVIASVTAPFCGDCDRLRLTADGQLRNCLFSTSEYDLLPTLRPSQEAETEAESGDGIDRMLRACVAGKLPGHAINDPSFLQPVRGMNAIGG, encoded by the coding sequence ATGGTCGCGATCCCGCTCACCCTCGCCCGCAGGGCGCCGGCGAGCGGAGCCGCGTCCGCCGAGCCGGATGCGACCGCCCGCGGTGCGCTGGTCGACCGCTTCGGTCGCGTGCACCGAGACCTGCGCATCTCGCTGACTGACCGCTGCTCGCTGCGCTGCACCTACTGCATGCCCGAGCAGGGCAACGAGTGGCTGGCGCGCAGCAGCATACTGACCCTCGACGAGATCGTGCGGGTGGCGGGTGCCGCCGCCGCCGCGGGGGTCACCACGTTCCGTCTGACCGGCGGCGAGCCGCTGCTCCGCGCGGACATCGTCGAGGTCGTTCGTCGCCTCGCCGAGATCACCTCCCCGGACGGCGCGCCCGTGCAGATCGCGATGACGACCAACGGCATCCGCCTCCCCGAGTTCCTGCCGGAGCTGAAGGCGGCGGGGCTGCACCGTCTCAACATCTCGATCGACACCCTGCGACGCGACCGCTTCCACGAGCTCACGCGCCGTGACCGGCTCGACGATGTGCTCGAGGGGATCGCGGCGGCAGCGGCATCCGGGCTGCGTCCGCTGAAGCTGAACGCGGTCGCCATGCGCGGCGTCAACGACGACGAGCTCGTCGACCTGGTGGAGTTCGCGATCGCCCACGATGCGCAGATGAGGTTCATCGAGCAGATGCCCCTGGATGCCGGTCACACCTGGGACCGCATGTCGATGGTCACGCGCGACGAGATCCTCGAGGCGCTCGGTGCCCGCTGGGCGCTTGCGCCGGTCCCTGGCCGCGGGGGAGCGCCGGCGGAACGCTGGCTGCTGGATGGCGGGCCCGACACGGTCGGTGTGATCGCGTCGGTGACCGCACCGTTCTGCGGCGACTGCGATCGCCTCCGCCTGACCGCAGACGGGCAGCTGCGCAACTGCCTGTTCTCGACGAGCGAGTACGACCTGCTGCCGACCCTGCGACCGTCACAGGAGGCAGAGACGGAGGCGGAGTCCGGTGACGGGATCGACCGGATGCTGCGCGCCTGCGTGGCCGGCAAGCTCCCCGGGCACGCGATCAACGACCCCTCTTTCCTGCAGCCGGTGCGCGGCATGAACGCCATCGGGGGCTGA